A portion of the Echeneis naucrates chromosome 5, fEcheNa1.1, whole genome shotgun sequence genome contains these proteins:
- the bap1 gene encoding ubiquitin carboxyl-terminal hydrolase BAP1 isoform X1 yields the protein MNKGWLELESDPGLFTLLVEDFGVKGVQVEEIYDLQSKCQSPVYGFIFLFKWIEERRSRRKVNTLVDETSVIDEEIVNDMFFAHQLIPNSCATHALLSVLLNCSGVELGTTLSRMKAFTKGFSPESKGYAIGNAPELARAHNSHARPEPRHLPEKQNGISAVRTMEAFHFVSYVPIKDRLFELDGLKAYPIDHGPWGEEEEWTDKARRVIMERIGLATAGEPYHDIRFNLMAVVPDRRMKYESKLEILKRNRQTVLEGLQKVRNCQKFHHGQTMIRLSQPDLVHDKKHQDSSPEESTTMVKKESDVEPVASQGADQASSDSVDESAGQSKDAPSLSGNAKVMGKPAVPTGGGPQQVTSPNPIVQRLPAFLDNHNYAKSPMQEEEDLAAGVGRSRVAAPPQPPYTDDEDDYEDDEEEVTGSAGNSNRFRRKSSLRSRPGRGGTGMESQIALSVLAEKLKKEVQRKDALNTPLSVRTEGRTGGICITSASQPSPTPSNESTDTASEIGSAFNSPLRSPARSQAATRPSSPVASHLSRVLFGEDEMLRLDSRHNRAVRELGPSVSVSLLHLQEDGVIYALPSTNLGTDGTKRPCTPEKPKEKEQTGLIAGEKEGRNEGDEGPSVDVKEEGSKDGAEVKPSKEKLSATETLADSKPAGDKYSPKELLALLKCVEADIANYEVYLKEEVEKRKKYKIDDQRRTHNYDEFICTFISMLAQEGMLASLVEQNISVRRRQGVSIGRLHKQRKPDRRKRSRPYKAKRQ from the exons atgaacAAAGGCTGGTTGGAGCTCGAGAGTGACCCGG GACTGTTCACTTTATTGGTGGAAGATTTTG GTGTCAAAGGTGTCCAGGTAGAGGAAATTTATGATCTTCAAAGCAAGTGTCAAAG tcccgTCTATGGCTTCATCTTCCTTTTCAAATGGATTGAGGAACGTCGATCCAGGAGGAAAGTTAATACATTAGTGGATGAGACCTCTGTCATTGATGAAGAAATTGTAAATGATATGTTCTTTGCTCATCAG CTGATACCAAATTCATGTGCCACCCACGCCTTGTTGAGTGTCCTTTTGAACTGCAGTGGTGTTGAGCTTGGCACCACACTAAGTCGCATGAAGGCTTTCACAAAAGGCTTTAGTCCTGAG AGTAAAGGTTACGCAATAGGAAATGCCCCAGAGCTTGCCAGAGCGCATAACAGCCATGCCAG ACCGGAGCCAAGGCACCTGCCAGAAAAACAGAATGGGATCAGTGCAGTGCGGACTATGGAAGCTTTCCATTTTGTGAGCTATGTGCCCATCAAAGACCGCCTCTTTGAGCTTGATGGACTCAAGGCTTACCCCATAGACCATG GGCCttggggagaggaagaggaatggACCGATAAAGCTCGTCGAGTAATAATGGAGAGGATTGGACTGGCGACTGCTGG tgagCCATACCATGACATCCGTTTCAACCTGATGGCAGTGGTGCCTGATCGTAGGATGAAATATGAGTCCAAACTGGAAATTCTAAAGAGAAATCGACAGACTGTTCTTGAAGGTCTACAGAAGGTAAGAAACTGCCAGAAATTTCATCACGGACAAACA ATGATCCGGCTCAGCCAGCCAGACCTTGTCCATGACAAGAAGCATCAGGACTCCTCTCCTGAAGAAAGCACCACAATGGTCAAGAAAGAGTCAGATGTGGAGCCAGTTGCATCCCAAGGGGCTGATCAGGCTTCTTCAG ATTCAGTGGATGAGTCAGCAGGTCAATCTAAGGATGCTCCAAGCCTTTCAGGAAACGCTAAGGTAATGGGCAAACCAGCAGTCCCCACAGGAGGAGGTCCTCAGCAAGTCACCAGTCCCAACCCCATTGTTCAACGCCTTCCTGCCTTCCTTGACAACCACAACTATGCCAAGTCTCCAATGCAG gaggaagaggatcttGCTGCTGGCGTTGGTCGCTCCCGTGTGGCAGCACCTCCACAACCACCATACACTGACGATGAAGATGActatgaggatgatgaggaggaagtaACTGGTTCTGCAGGCAATTCAAACAG gTTTAGGCGGAAATCCAGTCTGCGTTCACGACCAGGACGAGGAGGGACTGGAATGGAAAGCCAGATTGCCCTGAGCGTCTTGGCTGAGAAGCTGAAGAAAGAAGTCCAGAGGAAAGATGCACTAAATACGCCTCTGTCTGTACGCACAGAAGGCCGCACTGGGGGCATTTGTATAACATCTGCTTCGCAGCCTTCCCCCACACCCAGCAATGAAAGCACTGACACAGCCTCTGAGATTGGCAGTGCATTCAACTCCCCACTGCGCTCACCTGCTCGCTCCCAGGCAGCCACACGGCCATCCAGTCCAGTTGCATCCCATCTGTCTCGTGTGCTGTTCGGAGAAGATGAGATGCTGAGGCTGGACTCCAGACATAACCGTGCTGTAAGGGAACTCGGTCCCTCTGTCAGTGTATCCTTGTTACACCTGCAGGAAGACGGAGTTATATACGCTCTCCCCTCAACTA ATTTGGGAACGGACGGCACCAAGCGGCCTTGTACTCCTGAGAAGCCAAAAGAGAAGGAGCAAACAGGACTCATAGCAGGAGAAAAGGAAGGACGGAATGAGGGAGATGAGGGACCATCTGTGGATGTGAAAGAAGAGGGGAGTAAAGATGGAGCAGAGGTGAAACCCAGCAAGGAGAAGCTCAGTGCTACAGAAACTCTTGCTGACAGCAAGCCTGCAGGGGATAAGTACTCACCAAAA GAGCTGCTTGCGCTGCTTAAATGTGTAGAAGCTGACATTGCCAACTATGAGGTGTATCTGAAGGAAGaagtggaaaagagaaagaaatacaaa ATTGATGATCAGAGGAGGACCCATAATTATGATGAGTTCATATGCACCTTTATATCCATGCTGGCTCAAGAAG GAATGCTGGCCAGCCTTGTGGAGCAAAATATTTCAGTCCGTCGTCGGCAGGGAGTAAGTATTGGCCGCCTGCACAAACAGAGGAAGCCCGATCGCAGGAAACGCTCCCGGCCTTATAAAGCCAAGCGTCAGTAA
- the bap1 gene encoding ubiquitin carboxyl-terminal hydrolase BAP1 isoform X2 produces the protein MNKGWLELESDPGLFTLLVEDFGVKGVQVEEIYDLQSKCQSPVYGFIFLFKWIEERRSRRKVNTLVDETSVIDEEIVNDMFFAHQLIPNSCATHALLSVLLNCSGVELGTTLSRMKAFTKGFSPESKGYAIGNAPELARAHNSHARPEPRHLPEKQNGISAVRTMEAFHFVSYVPIKDRLFELDGLKAYPIDHGPWGEEEEWTDKARRVIMERIGLATAGEPYHDIRFNLMAVVPDRRMKYESKLEILKRNRQTVLEGLQKMIRLSQPDLVHDKKHQDSSPEESTTMVKKESDVEPVASQGADQASSDSVDESAGQSKDAPSLSGNAKVMGKPAVPTGGGPQQVTSPNPIVQRLPAFLDNHNYAKSPMQEEEDLAAGVGRSRVAAPPQPPYTDDEDDYEDDEEEVTGSAGNSNRFRRKSSLRSRPGRGGTGMESQIALSVLAEKLKKEVQRKDALNTPLSVRTEGRTGGICITSASQPSPTPSNESTDTASEIGSAFNSPLRSPARSQAATRPSSPVASHLSRVLFGEDEMLRLDSRHNRAVRELGPSVSVSLLHLQEDGVIYALPSTIDLGTDGTKRPCTPEKPKEKEQTGLIAGEKEGRNEGDEGPSVDVKEEGSKDGAEVKPSKEKLSATETLADSKPAGDKYSPKELLALLKCVEADIANYEVYLKEEVEKRKKYKIDDQRRTHNYDEFICTFISMLAQEGMLASLVEQNISVRRRQGVSIGRLHKQRKPDRRKRSRPYKAKRQ, from the exons atgaacAAAGGCTGGTTGGAGCTCGAGAGTGACCCGG GACTGTTCACTTTATTGGTGGAAGATTTTG GTGTCAAAGGTGTCCAGGTAGAGGAAATTTATGATCTTCAAAGCAAGTGTCAAAG tcccgTCTATGGCTTCATCTTCCTTTTCAAATGGATTGAGGAACGTCGATCCAGGAGGAAAGTTAATACATTAGTGGATGAGACCTCTGTCATTGATGAAGAAATTGTAAATGATATGTTCTTTGCTCATCAG CTGATACCAAATTCATGTGCCACCCACGCCTTGTTGAGTGTCCTTTTGAACTGCAGTGGTGTTGAGCTTGGCACCACACTAAGTCGCATGAAGGCTTTCACAAAAGGCTTTAGTCCTGAG AGTAAAGGTTACGCAATAGGAAATGCCCCAGAGCTTGCCAGAGCGCATAACAGCCATGCCAG ACCGGAGCCAAGGCACCTGCCAGAAAAACAGAATGGGATCAGTGCAGTGCGGACTATGGAAGCTTTCCATTTTGTGAGCTATGTGCCCATCAAAGACCGCCTCTTTGAGCTTGATGGACTCAAGGCTTACCCCATAGACCATG GGCCttggggagaggaagaggaatggACCGATAAAGCTCGTCGAGTAATAATGGAGAGGATTGGACTGGCGACTGCTGG tgagCCATACCATGACATCCGTTTCAACCTGATGGCAGTGGTGCCTGATCGTAGGATGAAATATGAGTCCAAACTGGAAATTCTAAAGAGAAATCGACAGACTGTTCTTGAAGGTCTACAGAAG ATGATCCGGCTCAGCCAGCCAGACCTTGTCCATGACAAGAAGCATCAGGACTCCTCTCCTGAAGAAAGCACCACAATGGTCAAGAAAGAGTCAGATGTGGAGCCAGTTGCATCCCAAGGGGCTGATCAGGCTTCTTCAG ATTCAGTGGATGAGTCAGCAGGTCAATCTAAGGATGCTCCAAGCCTTTCAGGAAACGCTAAGGTAATGGGCAAACCAGCAGTCCCCACAGGAGGAGGTCCTCAGCAAGTCACCAGTCCCAACCCCATTGTTCAACGCCTTCCTGCCTTCCTTGACAACCACAACTATGCCAAGTCTCCAATGCAG gaggaagaggatcttGCTGCTGGCGTTGGTCGCTCCCGTGTGGCAGCACCTCCACAACCACCATACACTGACGATGAAGATGActatgaggatgatgaggaggaagtaACTGGTTCTGCAGGCAATTCAAACAG gTTTAGGCGGAAATCCAGTCTGCGTTCACGACCAGGACGAGGAGGGACTGGAATGGAAAGCCAGATTGCCCTGAGCGTCTTGGCTGAGAAGCTGAAGAAAGAAGTCCAGAGGAAAGATGCACTAAATACGCCTCTGTCTGTACGCACAGAAGGCCGCACTGGGGGCATTTGTATAACATCTGCTTCGCAGCCTTCCCCCACACCCAGCAATGAAAGCACTGACACAGCCTCTGAGATTGGCAGTGCATTCAACTCCCCACTGCGCTCACCTGCTCGCTCCCAGGCAGCCACACGGCCATCCAGTCCAGTTGCATCCCATCTGTCTCGTGTGCTGTTCGGAGAAGATGAGATGCTGAGGCTGGACTCCAGACATAACCGTGCTGTAAGGGAACTCGGTCCCTCTGTCAGTGTATCCTTGTTACACCTGCAGGAAGACGGAGTTATATACGCTCTCCCCTCAACTA TAGATTTGGGAACGGACGGCACCAAGCGGCCTTGTACTCCTGAGAAGCCAAAAGAGAAGGAGCAAACAGGACTCATAGCAGGAGAAAAGGAAGGACGGAATGAGGGAGATGAGGGACCATCTGTGGATGTGAAAGAAGAGGGGAGTAAAGATGGAGCAGAGGTGAAACCCAGCAAGGAGAAGCTCAGTGCTACAGAAACTCTTGCTGACAGCAAGCCTGCAGGGGATAAGTACTCACCAAAA GAGCTGCTTGCGCTGCTTAAATGTGTAGAAGCTGACATTGCCAACTATGAGGTGTATCTGAAGGAAGaagtggaaaagagaaagaaatacaaa ATTGATGATCAGAGGAGGACCCATAATTATGATGAGTTCATATGCACCTTTATATCCATGCTGGCTCAAGAAG GAATGCTGGCCAGCCTTGTGGAGCAAAATATTTCAGTCCGTCGTCGGCAGGGAGTAAGTATTGGCCGCCTGCACAAACAGAGGAAGCCCGATCGCAGGAAACGCTCCCGGCCTTATAAAGCCAAGCGTCAGTAA
- the bap1 gene encoding ubiquitin carboxyl-terminal hydrolase BAP1 isoform X3, translating to MNKGWLELESDPGLFTLLVEDFGVKGVQVEEIYDLQSKCQSPVYGFIFLFKWIEERRSRRKVNTLVDETSVIDEEIVNDMFFAHQLIPNSCATHALLSVLLNCSGVELGTTLSRMKAFTKGFSPESKGYAIGNAPELARAHNSHARPEPRHLPEKQNGISAVRTMEAFHFVSYVPIKDRLFELDGLKAYPIDHGPWGEEEEWTDKARRVIMERIGLATAGEPYHDIRFNLMAVVPDRRMKYESKLEILKRNRQTVLEGLQKMIRLSQPDLVHDKKHQDSSPEESTTMVKKESDVEPVASQGADQASSDSVDESAGQSKDAPSLSGNAKVMGKPAVPTGGGPQQVTSPNPIVQRLPAFLDNHNYAKSPMQEEEDLAAGVGRSRVAAPPQPPYTDDEDDYEDDEEEVTGSAGNSNRFRRKSSLRSRPGRGGTGMESQIALSVLAEKLKKEVQRKDALNTPLSVRTEGRTGGICITSASQPSPTPSNESTDTASEIGSAFNSPLRSPARSQAATRPSSPVASHLSRVLFGEDEMLRLDSRHNRAVRELGPSVSVSLLHLQEDGVIYALPSTNLGTDGTKRPCTPEKPKEKEQTGLIAGEKEGRNEGDEGPSVDVKEEGSKDGAEVKPSKEKLSATETLADSKPAGDKYSPKELLALLKCVEADIANYEVYLKEEVEKRKKYKIDDQRRTHNYDEFICTFISMLAQEGMLASLVEQNISVRRRQGVSIGRLHKQRKPDRRKRSRPYKAKRQ from the exons atgaacAAAGGCTGGTTGGAGCTCGAGAGTGACCCGG GACTGTTCACTTTATTGGTGGAAGATTTTG GTGTCAAAGGTGTCCAGGTAGAGGAAATTTATGATCTTCAAAGCAAGTGTCAAAG tcccgTCTATGGCTTCATCTTCCTTTTCAAATGGATTGAGGAACGTCGATCCAGGAGGAAAGTTAATACATTAGTGGATGAGACCTCTGTCATTGATGAAGAAATTGTAAATGATATGTTCTTTGCTCATCAG CTGATACCAAATTCATGTGCCACCCACGCCTTGTTGAGTGTCCTTTTGAACTGCAGTGGTGTTGAGCTTGGCACCACACTAAGTCGCATGAAGGCTTTCACAAAAGGCTTTAGTCCTGAG AGTAAAGGTTACGCAATAGGAAATGCCCCAGAGCTTGCCAGAGCGCATAACAGCCATGCCAG ACCGGAGCCAAGGCACCTGCCAGAAAAACAGAATGGGATCAGTGCAGTGCGGACTATGGAAGCTTTCCATTTTGTGAGCTATGTGCCCATCAAAGACCGCCTCTTTGAGCTTGATGGACTCAAGGCTTACCCCATAGACCATG GGCCttggggagaggaagaggaatggACCGATAAAGCTCGTCGAGTAATAATGGAGAGGATTGGACTGGCGACTGCTGG tgagCCATACCATGACATCCGTTTCAACCTGATGGCAGTGGTGCCTGATCGTAGGATGAAATATGAGTCCAAACTGGAAATTCTAAAGAGAAATCGACAGACTGTTCTTGAAGGTCTACAGAAG ATGATCCGGCTCAGCCAGCCAGACCTTGTCCATGACAAGAAGCATCAGGACTCCTCTCCTGAAGAAAGCACCACAATGGTCAAGAAAGAGTCAGATGTGGAGCCAGTTGCATCCCAAGGGGCTGATCAGGCTTCTTCAG ATTCAGTGGATGAGTCAGCAGGTCAATCTAAGGATGCTCCAAGCCTTTCAGGAAACGCTAAGGTAATGGGCAAACCAGCAGTCCCCACAGGAGGAGGTCCTCAGCAAGTCACCAGTCCCAACCCCATTGTTCAACGCCTTCCTGCCTTCCTTGACAACCACAACTATGCCAAGTCTCCAATGCAG gaggaagaggatcttGCTGCTGGCGTTGGTCGCTCCCGTGTGGCAGCACCTCCACAACCACCATACACTGACGATGAAGATGActatgaggatgatgaggaggaagtaACTGGTTCTGCAGGCAATTCAAACAG gTTTAGGCGGAAATCCAGTCTGCGTTCACGACCAGGACGAGGAGGGACTGGAATGGAAAGCCAGATTGCCCTGAGCGTCTTGGCTGAGAAGCTGAAGAAAGAAGTCCAGAGGAAAGATGCACTAAATACGCCTCTGTCTGTACGCACAGAAGGCCGCACTGGGGGCATTTGTATAACATCTGCTTCGCAGCCTTCCCCCACACCCAGCAATGAAAGCACTGACACAGCCTCTGAGATTGGCAGTGCATTCAACTCCCCACTGCGCTCACCTGCTCGCTCCCAGGCAGCCACACGGCCATCCAGTCCAGTTGCATCCCATCTGTCTCGTGTGCTGTTCGGAGAAGATGAGATGCTGAGGCTGGACTCCAGACATAACCGTGCTGTAAGGGAACTCGGTCCCTCTGTCAGTGTATCCTTGTTACACCTGCAGGAAGACGGAGTTATATACGCTCTCCCCTCAACTA ATTTGGGAACGGACGGCACCAAGCGGCCTTGTACTCCTGAGAAGCCAAAAGAGAAGGAGCAAACAGGACTCATAGCAGGAGAAAAGGAAGGACGGAATGAGGGAGATGAGGGACCATCTGTGGATGTGAAAGAAGAGGGGAGTAAAGATGGAGCAGAGGTGAAACCCAGCAAGGAGAAGCTCAGTGCTACAGAAACTCTTGCTGACAGCAAGCCTGCAGGGGATAAGTACTCACCAAAA GAGCTGCTTGCGCTGCTTAAATGTGTAGAAGCTGACATTGCCAACTATGAGGTGTATCTGAAGGAAGaagtggaaaagagaaagaaatacaaa ATTGATGATCAGAGGAGGACCCATAATTATGATGAGTTCATATGCACCTTTATATCCATGCTGGCTCAAGAAG GAATGCTGGCCAGCCTTGTGGAGCAAAATATTTCAGTCCGTCGTCGGCAGGGAGTAAGTATTGGCCGCCTGCACAAACAGAGGAAGCCCGATCGCAGGAAACGCTCCCGGCCTTATAAAGCCAAGCGTCAGTAA